A genomic window from Silene latifolia isolate original U9 population chromosome Y, ASM4854445v1, whole genome shotgun sequence includes:
- the LOC141629885 gene encoding uncharacterized protein LOC141629885: MVASKCSINFPKRCIESTTVDDDGYPVYKRREKGFTVVKSGRKVGNEWVVPYNAQLLLKYRAHINVEWCNQARSIKYLFKYINKGPDRATMQSSYRRRNEDNPDQIYEIQRFHDCRYILACEAVWRIFGFEIHYRTPPVERLRFHLPDEQSVVFNDEDPIDSVIDNPTIGMTKFLAWMDCNKSSEEAQQLLYSQFPTKFMWKQEERAWHPRKSGFALGRMHNVSPNCGELYYMRTLLNFVKGPKSYEDLRWFDDVLHPTFRGACYARGLLGDDKEYIDAIEEASRWGSGSYLRNLFVTLLLSATIAMPSKVWKKTWKHLSDDILYQQRNALQNQALRLTEDELKNYALLDIEACLQRNGSSLRRFEDMPFPESSTPHPVNTRGQIVLPVASSGIAATLLPGGITAHSRLSIPLNVVENSTCSRIKPGSDLAELLIRTKLIIWDEAPMTHIYMLSRLLTEV, encoded by the exons ATGGTTGCATCTAAGTGCTCCATAAACTTTCCGAAGAGGTGCATCGAAAGCACAACGGTTGACGACGACGGGTATCCTGTATATAAGAGGAGGGAGAAGGGATTTACCGTGGTGAAGAGTGGACGGAAAGTCGGCAATGAGTGGGTAGTTCCATATAATGCGCAATTATTGTTAAAATATCGTGCCCACATAAATGTCGAATGGTGTAATCAAGCTCGATCAATCAAGTATTTGTTCAAGTACATAAATAAGGGACCTGATCGAGCCACAATGCAATCTTCTTATCGTCGTCGAAACGAGGATAATCCCGACCAAATATATGAGATACAGAGGTTCCATGATTGTCGTTATATCTTAGCATGCGAAGCTGTGTGGAGAATCTTTGGCTTTGAAATCCATTATAGGACTCCTCCTGTTGAAAGATTGCGCTTTCACCTTCCTGATGAGCAAAGCGTTGTTTTTAACGACGAAGACCCTATTGATTCAGTCATCGATAATCCCACAATCGGTATGACAAAGTTCTTGGCTTGGATGGATTGTAATAAATCTAGCGAGGAGGCACAACAACTATTATATAGCCAGTTCCCGACAAAATTCATGTGGAAACAAGAAGAACGTGCTTGGCATCCTAGAAAAAGTGGTTTTGCTCTTGGAAGAATGCATAATGTTTCCCCTAATTGTGGTGAACTATATTATATGAGAACTCTATTAAATTTCGTCAAGGGTCCTAAATCTTATGAGGATTTAAGGTGGTTTGATGATGTTTTGCATCCTACATTCAGAGGTGCATGTTATGCGCGTGGGCTGCTTGGAGATGATAAGGAGTACATTGACGCTATAGAGGAAGCAAGCCGTTGGGGTTCCGGGTCTTATTTAAGAAACCTCTTTGTCACTTTATTGTTGTCTGCTACTATAGCGATGCCAAGTAAAGTGTGGAAGAAAACTTGGAAGCATCTTTCAGATGACATCCTATATCAACAACGTAATGCGCTTCAAAACCAAG CGTTGCGATTAACGGAGGATGAACTTAAGAATTATGCATTGCTAGATATTGAAGCATGTCTTCAACGCAACGGCAGTAGCTTACGTAGGTTTGAAGACATGCCTTTTCCCGAATCATCCACACCTCATCCCGTGAACAC TAGAGGACAGATTGTGCTTCCTGTAGCATCCAGCGGCATTGCAGCTACCTTACTTCCCGGTGGAATAACTGCTCATTCGAGACTTAGTATCCCACTCAATGTAGTTGAAAATTCTACGTGTTCAAGGATTAAACCAGGAAGTGATTTAGCCGAACTCTTAATTAGGACAAAGCTTATTATATGGGATGAAGCACCAATGACGCACATATATATGCTTTCGAGGCTGTTGACAGAAGTTTAA
- the LOC141629886 gene encoding uncharacterized protein LOC141629886, which translates to MHLRDGDSCSELAQIKEFSEWILKVGDGEAGDPNDGEVELELPNDILIQHTGDPIASIVDAIYPSLENQLSNPEYLQKRAILAPTHEIVDLVNDYVLSRIDATEKIYFSSDEFYVAISRVTSKKGLKVLICDNDKRVSNRTNNVVYKEVFEKL; encoded by the exons ATGCACCTTCGAGACGGAGATTCGTGTTCCGAACTTGCTCAGATAAAAGAGTTTTCAGAATGGATACTAAAAGTTGGAGACGGGGAAGCTGGAGATCCGAATGATGGGGAAGTTGAATTAGAGTTGCCGAATGACATTTTGATTCAGCACACTGGAGATCCTATCGCTTCCATTGTAGATGCCATTTACCCATCCCTCGAGAATCAACTATCGAATCCCGAGTATCTTCAGAAGAGGGCCATCCTTGCACCTACCCATGAGATCGTTGATTTGGTTAATGACTACGTATTATCTCGAATAGATGCAACAGAGAAAATTTACTTCAGCTCAGACGAG TTCTATGTCGCTATTTCAAGAGTGACAAGCAAAAAGGGATTGAAGGTTCTGATTTGCGATAATGATAAACGCGTGTCCAATAGAACAAACAACGTAGTGTATAAAGAAGTTTTTGAGAAGCTATAG